In one window of Pseudoalteromonas espejiana DSM 9414 DNA:
- a CDS encoding DUF350 domain-containing protein: MYEFNGITMWSLQALAIDFAIIVLLFVSLKYIKGWVSNLHANDEITERDNFAFGISFAAGLVALAIVLTGVSSGAFAATLEQEALQMFAYGVLAIALIKLGHFFQDKVALRKVSLHDEIVKGNVTASVIDFGHVVSVAIVIRSALLWVATEGWHGIPIVIAAFIIGSVALLLVSQYRVQLFKRTNKSGDCLQQAIIDGNLAVGIRYAGFLVGSALAITAASGIAPYAADNINASLLYWAVSAIVCLVAFIILHLVTIKIILSGCDISDEVNRQKNVGVGAISAAVSFAVGLTMATLLGA, from the coding sequence ATGTACGAATTTAATGGAATAACTATGTGGTCGCTACAAGCATTAGCGATTGATTTTGCAATTATTGTGTTGCTATTTGTAAGCCTTAAATACATTAAAGGCTGGGTTTCAAATTTACATGCGAATGATGAAATAACAGAGCGTGATAACTTTGCGTTTGGTATTAGCTTTGCTGCAGGCTTAGTGGCACTAGCGATTGTATTAACCGGTGTAAGCAGCGGAGCATTTGCAGCAACTCTTGAGCAAGAAGCATTGCAAATGTTTGCCTATGGCGTGCTAGCTATTGCACTTATTAAGCTTGGTCACTTTTTTCAAGATAAAGTAGCCCTACGTAAAGTAAGCCTGCACGACGAAATCGTAAAAGGTAATGTTACTGCCTCTGTTATTGATTTTGGCCACGTAGTCAGTGTTGCTATTGTTATTCGTTCTGCGCTTTTATGGGTAGCAACAGAAGGCTGGCATGGTATACCAATAGTTATTGCAGCCTTTATTATTGGCAGCGTTGCACTTTTGCTGGTAAGCCAATACCGCGTTCAGTTATTTAAGCGTACTAATAAAAGCGGTGATTGTTTACAACAAGCAATTATTGATGGAAATCTAGCAGTAGGTATTCGCTACGCTGGCTTTTTAGTTGGTAGTGCATTAGCGATTACAGCCGCGTCGGGTATTGCTCCGTATGCAGCGGATAACATTAACGCAAGTTTACTTTATTGGGCTGTTAGCGCCATTGTATGCTTAGTGGCGTTTATTATTTTGCACTTGGTGACAATAAAAATAATTTTATCGGGGTGTGATATTTCAGATGAAGTTAATCGTCAAAAAAATGTAGGTGTAGGCGCTATTTCTGCGGCGGTTTCGTTTGCTGTTGGTCTTACTATGGCAACTTTATTAGGCGCATAA
- a CDS encoding polyamine aminopropyltransferase codes for MSSTQASPSKTRLLGHDILLITVMAVLAGCGLIYEYLLSHYAGRVLGSVESAIYAMIGTMIVAMGLGAFLARWFKDAFTAFAWLESIIALVGMGCILAIAGVIAVSYSLPHVFSSIFNLPPDVILNGYVFQKLQEWSRFLPYVFGLILGLFIGMEIPLIARIRQHVYGRFLENNAGTIYGADYIGAGIGAAIWVSIMLSMPIMQAAAWTALFNIIAGLAFLWRYHTHVRFAKVLLVCHLLLLALFAFILLFGSSWMNSLSNVLYKDKVIYSQATKYQHVVLTERLSKNQPEPITDLYLNGRLQFSSIDEQIYHSMLVYPAMLASNRHDKVLIIGGGDGLALRDVLKWPVSDVTLIDLDAQLLNLFGHEDGNYDVPTHINERLLKLNNNAMQDPRAHIIVGDAFLEVEKLLDQSKQFDTILIDLPDPNHPDLNKMYSDYFYNHVRQLLAPDGAMAVQSTSPYHAKKAFLSIAKTVKAAGFDYVEQYQQNIPSFGQWGWTIATKMGQPASGRINDVTTMPVQSRWISRKYLLASFVFPSQYFEQVKSIEINRLGSGQLYDYYRNAWQIESELYKN; via the coding sequence GTGTCATCAACTCAAGCCAGCCCAAGTAAAACACGTTTACTTGGGCACGATATTTTACTTATCACTGTTATGGCCGTACTCGCTGGGTGCGGCCTTATTTATGAATACTTACTTTCGCATTACGCAGGGCGTGTACTTGGCTCTGTAGAAAGCGCTATTTACGCCATGATTGGCACTATGATAGTTGCCATGGGTTTAGGGGCTTTTTTAGCGCGTTGGTTTAAAGATGCATTCACCGCTTTTGCATGGCTTGAAAGTATAATTGCATTAGTGGGTATGGGCTGCATTTTAGCGATTGCTGGTGTAATTGCTGTAAGTTATTCGCTCCCGCATGTGTTCTCTAGTATTTTTAATTTACCTCCAGATGTGATCCTCAATGGCTATGTATTTCAAAAGCTACAAGAGTGGTCACGGTTTCTACCTTATGTGTTTGGCCTAATACTGGGTTTATTTATTGGTATGGAAATACCGTTAATAGCGCGTATTCGCCAACATGTGTACGGGCGCTTTTTAGAAAATAACGCAGGAACTATTTACGGTGCTGATTATATTGGAGCAGGTATTGGAGCTGCAATTTGGGTAAGCATTATGCTTTCAATGCCCATAATGCAAGCTGCTGCATGGACTGCACTTTTTAATATAATTGCAGGGCTGGCATTTTTATGGCGTTACCACACACATGTTCGCTTTGCTAAAGTGCTATTAGTTTGCCATTTACTGCTACTAGCGCTGTTTGCGTTTATATTATTATTTGGCAGTAGCTGGATGAACAGCCTTAGCAATGTGTTATACAAAGATAAGGTAATATATTCACAAGCCACTAAATACCAACATGTTGTATTAACCGAGCGCTTAAGCAAAAACCAACCAGAGCCAATAACCGACCTATATTTAAATGGGCGTTTACAGTTCTCAAGTATTGATGAGCAAATATATCATTCAATGCTGGTTTACCCGGCCATGTTGGCGTCTAACCGCCACGATAAGGTATTAATTATTGGTGGTGGCGACGGACTTGCCCTTAGAGATGTTTTAAAGTGGCCGGTTAGCGATGTAACACTGATTGACTTAGATGCGCAGCTGCTTAATTTATTTGGCCATGAAGACGGTAATTATGACGTACCAACACATATTAACGAGCGTTTATTAAAGTTAAATAACAACGCAATGCAAGACCCTCGTGCGCATATTATTGTGGGCGATGCGTTTTTAGAAGTCGAAAAACTGCTTGACCAAAGCAAGCAATTTGACACTATTTTAATTGATTTACCCGACCCTAATCATCCAGATCTTAACAAAATGTACAGCGATTATTTTTATAATCATGTACGTCAATTGTTAGCACCTGATGGGGCAATGGCAGTGCAATCTACCTCGCCTTATCATGCTAAAAAAGCATTTTTGAGTATCGCTAAAACGGTTAAAGCAGCAGGGTTTGATTATGTTGAGCAGTACCAACAAAACATCCCCTCGTTTGGCCAATGGGGCTGGACCATAGCCACAAAAATGGGCCAACCTGCAAGTGGGCGAATAAACGATGTGACGACTATGCCGGTACAGTCTAGGTGGATAAGCAGAAAATATTTACTAGCCAGCTTTGTATTTCCAAGCCAATATTTTGAGCAAGTGAAAAGTATTGAGATCAACAGGTTGGGGTCTGGTCAATTGTACGATTACTATCGAAATGCATGGCAAATAGAAAGTGAATTGTATAAAAATTAA
- a CDS encoding YjfI family protein, producing the protein MELNELSIKLASFETEGANFESFLIANPGEQDVLQVIVDGNDELPIFVTQTQEQLLCISYLFGEDEVKSELRNELNETLLRLNVPIPLSAFAKIDNKYAIFGALSVNSSLDDVTHELVTLADNAIDALEAVTLYLND; encoded by the coding sequence ATGGAATTAAACGAACTTTCAATTAAATTAGCTTCTTTTGAAACTGAAGGCGCTAACTTTGAGTCTTTCTTGATTGCCAATCCAGGTGAGCAAGATGTTTTACAAGTCATTGTTGATGGAAATGATGAGCTTCCAATTTTTGTTACGCAAACTCAAGAGCAGTTGTTATGTATTAGCTACTTGTTTGGCGAAGACGAAGTAAAAAGTGAATTACGCAACGAATTAAACGAAACACTATTACGTTTAAACGTGCCAATTCCACTGAGTGCATTTGCTAAAATCGATAACAAATACGCGATTTTTGGTGCACTGTCGGTAAACTCATCATTAGATGACGTTACCCACGAACTAGTGACATTAGCTGACAACGCGATAGATGCACTAGAAGCCGTGACCTTGTATTTAAACGATTAG
- a CDS encoding PspA/IM30 family protein, which translates to MSILKKLFTAVRGGAREAGEAIVDANGIRIFEQEIADAQNALHRAKKSLTEVMAKEMQTKRKISAVDASIAEHEAYAGQALEKGNEALALEIAEKIGDFEAEKVENEQVLAGFSNHIVALKQQVKDAEKSIKENQRQLTMVKTTESVQQATMAVNSTLNTNSSSMTSARQSLERIKQRQQDRSDQLGAAKQLESDVNGDDLKAKMAEAGIGDTSPKSADILARIKAKQNG; encoded by the coding sequence ATGAGTATTTTAAAAAAATTATTTACAGCAGTACGTGGCGGCGCTCGTGAAGCAGGCGAAGCAATTGTAGATGCAAACGGTATTCGCATTTTTGAACAAGAAATTGCTGATGCACAAAATGCACTACACCGTGCTAAAAAAAGCCTTACAGAAGTAATGGCTAAAGAAATGCAAACTAAGCGTAAAATTAGCGCAGTAGATGCATCAATTGCTGAGCACGAAGCGTATGCAGGCCAAGCACTAGAAAAAGGTAATGAAGCCTTAGCATTAGAAATTGCCGAAAAAATTGGTGACTTTGAAGCTGAAAAAGTAGAAAACGAGCAAGTATTAGCAGGTTTTAGTAATCACATTGTAGCGCTTAAACAACAAGTTAAAGACGCTGAAAAGTCGATTAAAGAAAACCAACGTCAGCTTACTATGGTTAAAACCACAGAAAGCGTACAGCAGGCAACTATGGCTGTTAACAGCACGCTTAATACTAATAGCTCGTCAATGACATCGGCTCGTCAGTCGCTTGAGCGTATTAAGCAACGCCAACAAGATCGTAGTGATCAACTAGGTGCTGCAAAGCAACTTGAGTCAGACGTAAATGGCGACGACTTAAAAGCAAAAATGGCTGAAGCCGGTATTGGCGATACAAGCCCAAAAAGCGCTGATATTTTAGCGCGCATTAAAGCCAAGCAAAACGGCTAA
- a CDS encoding DUF4178 domain-containing protein, with protein sequence MFNFFKSKKEPERQLNHASELKKGDMFTVIDSFAYPSWLKGQSLRVIDIQTYQYQHSSDTEFVLETNSGQVVFLQIEQDDGEQFANFSIKIQRDEVEQIFGLDDFARIFDEESLTNIQVQNTPERFTQFLAKSYQQTESPYVCYFHNKDFRGQSLPRYEQEGGEPCEMICLASPDEGHGLNIEIWDGGETEVSLTLTRPITDIVDLFPGDAK encoded by the coding sequence ATGTTTAATTTTTTCAAATCTAAAAAAGAACCAGAACGTCAGCTTAATCATGCGAGCGAGCTTAAAAAAGGCGATATGTTTACCGTTATAGATTCGTTTGCTTACCCGTCGTGGTTAAAAGGGCAAAGCTTGCGTGTTATTGATATTCAAACATATCAGTACCAGCACAGTAGCGACACTGAGTTTGTACTAGAGACGAACAGCGGACAGGTTGTATTTTTACAAATTGAGCAAGATGATGGTGAGCAGTTTGCTAACTTTTCAATAAAAATTCAGCGTGATGAAGTAGAGCAAATATTTGGATTAGATGACTTTGCGCGTATTTTTGATGAAGAATCACTAACTAATATTCAAGTACAAAACACACCCGAGCGTTTTACACAGTTTTTAGCTAAAAGCTATCAACAAACTGAATCGCCATACGTGTGTTACTTTCATAATAAAGACTTTCGTGGTCAGTCATTACCGCGCTATGAGCAAGAAGGTGGTGAGCCATGTGAAATGATTTGCTTAGCATCGCCTGACGAAGGGCATGGTTTAAATATCGAAATATGGGATGGTGGCGAAACAGAGGTTTCACTAACGCTTACGCGTCCAATAACCGATATCGTCGATTTATTTCCAGGAGATGCGAAGTGA
- a CDS encoding class II fumarate hydratase, giving the protein MSKFRTESDSMGELKVPTDALYQAQTQRAVNNFAISGLAMPKQFITALAYIKQAAAQSNYELNHLSKSKADAIEQACQQIIDGQHYEHFPVDIFQTGSGTSSNMNANEVIATLASRIGDEPIHPNDDVNMGQSSNDVVPTAIALSSAINVVYELLPSLEKLSQSLEQKKSEVGAIVKTGRTHLMDAMPVTFEQTLSAWQSQVNHAASGIRHTLERVCELAQGGTAVGTGINADPEFASQFAKNLSANVGIGFKPSSNFFYNIGSQDAIVALSGQLKVLAVAQMKIANDLRWMNSGPLAGLGEIELEALQPGSSIMPGKVNPVIPEAAAMVSAQVIGNDATITVAGQAGNFELNVMLPVIAHNILQSIELLANSAQALADKAIASFKVNQSNIDKVLAKNPILVTALNPVIGYEKAAKIAKQAYKEARPIIDVAEQATDLPREELEKLLNPTKLTQGGL; this is encoded by the coding sequence ATGAGCAAATTTAGAACCGAATCAGACAGCATGGGCGAACTTAAAGTCCCAACCGATGCGCTTTACCAAGCACAAACACAACGTGCAGTGAATAACTTTGCCATTAGTGGCCTGGCCATGCCAAAACAGTTTATAACCGCCCTTGCTTATATAAAACAAGCTGCCGCACAAAGTAATTACGAACTAAACCACTTAAGTAAAAGTAAAGCTGATGCAATTGAACAAGCTTGCCAACAAATTATTGATGGGCAGCATTACGAACACTTTCCAGTCGATATTTTTCAAACAGGCTCAGGCACCAGTTCAAACATGAACGCCAATGAAGTAATAGCAACCCTTGCTAGCCGTATTGGCGATGAACCAATACACCCCAATGACGATGTAAATATGGGGCAAAGCTCCAATGATGTTGTACCTACGGCAATTGCCCTGAGTAGCGCTATAAATGTGGTGTATGAGCTACTACCATCACTTGAAAAACTTTCGCAAAGTTTAGAGCAAAAAAAATCAGAAGTTGGCGCAATAGTAAAAACTGGCCGCACACACTTAATGGATGCAATGCCTGTTACGTTTGAGCAAACCCTCAGCGCATGGCAATCGCAAGTAAACCATGCAGCCTCTGGCATTCGCCATACTCTTGAGCGCGTGTGCGAGCTTGCGCAAGGCGGTACAGCTGTAGGCACAGGCATTAACGCTGACCCAGAGTTTGCGAGTCAGTTTGCTAAAAACTTAAGCGCTAATGTAGGTATTGGCTTTAAACCAAGCAGTAACTTTTTTTACAATATTGGCTCACAAGATGCCATAGTCGCGCTATCGGGGCAGTTAAAAGTACTTGCTGTAGCACAAATGAAAATAGCCAACGACCTACGCTGGATGAACTCAGGCCCACTTGCAGGACTTGGCGAAATAGAGCTTGAAGCACTACAGCCTGGCTCATCTATTATGCCTGGTAAAGTAAACCCGGTGATCCCAGAAGCGGCAGCCATGGTTAGCGCTCAAGTAATCGGAAACGATGCAACAATTACTGTTGCTGGCCAAGCCGGTAATTTTGAGCTTAACGTTATGTTGCCTGTTATTGCGCATAATATTTTACAAAGTATTGAGCTACTTGCTAATAGCGCCCAAGCACTTGCAGATAAAGCCATTGCCAGCTTTAAAGTAAACCAAAGCAATATAGATAAAGTATTAGCTAAAAACCCAATTTTAGTAACAGCGCTTAATCCGGTAATCGGTTACGAAAAAGCCGCAAAAATAGCTAAGCAAGCTTACAAAGAAGCTCGCCCTATTATTGATGTAGCAGAGCAAGCAACCGATTTACCGCGCGAAGAGCTCGAAAAGCTATTAAACCCAACAAAACTCACCCAAGGCGGTTTATAA
- a CDS encoding DUF938 domain-containing protein encodes MIKPFSQACENNKGPILEVLKAVFKNTQSVLEVGSGTGQHSVFFAKKLPHLQWYTSDRAINHEGISLWHNEANLSNLHAPLELDLNYTWPINKVDAIFTANTFHIVSWELVEAFFKGVATHLESQGVVCIYGPFKYQGQFTSASNNEFNQFLTERDPHSGIRDFEAVELLAKQAGLVLISDTAMPANNQLLVFKRQ; translated from the coding sequence ATGATCAAACCTTTCTCTCAAGCATGTGAAAACAATAAGGGACCTATTTTAGAGGTACTTAAAGCTGTTTTTAAAAATACGCAATCTGTACTTGAGGTTGGCTCTGGTACGGGGCAGCACAGTGTGTTTTTTGCCAAGAAGTTACCTCACTTGCAGTGGTATACCAGCGACAGAGCAATTAACCATGAAGGTATAAGTTTGTGGCACAATGAGGCGAATCTCAGTAATTTGCATGCACCGCTAGAACTTGATTTAAACTATACGTGGCCAATTAATAAAGTAGATGCCATTTTTACGGCTAATACGTTTCATATAGTAAGCTGGGAATTGGTAGAGGCGTTTTTTAAAGGCGTTGCCACGCATTTAGAAAGCCAAGGTGTAGTGTGTATTTACGGCCCTTTCAAATACCAAGGGCAATTTACCAGCGCTAGTAATAATGAGTTTAATCAATTTTTAACTGAGCGAGACCCTCACAGTGGCATTCGCGATTTTGAGGCGGTGGAGTTATTAGCTAAACAGGCAGGGCTTGTGCTTATTAGCGATACAGCTATGCCTGCCAATAACCAGTTACTCGTTTTTAAACGGCAGTAA
- a CDS encoding GNAT family N-acetyltransferase, with translation MATFTHQWFNNINQIDANEWTRLFGNEPFTRHAFLYALEQSQCVNEQTGWQPHHLAIYENSKLIALAPGYLKSHSYGEYVFDWAWAEAYEQHGLAYYPKWLSGVPFSPIEGKRIAIEHNDHNLVYHYIKDQLNTHSIEQGWSGWHINFCDQAQVDSLCTDQVMQRVGVQFQWFNKGFKTFDDFLQTLTARKRKTLKKERAKIAQQNITIEWLKGSQITPETMQLFCEFYQRTYLKRSGHLGYLNMEFFILLHALMSEQLVIMLAKKDDKVIAATLSLIGESTLYGRYWGANEEVDSLHFELCYYQGIEFAIKHNLSCFHSGAQGEHKIARGFEPVLTYSAHHIVEGDFSNAISDYLKKERQHIHIYKDQCAELLPFKNE, from the coding sequence ATGGCAACTTTTACCCACCAATGGTTTAATAATATTAACCAAATAGACGCTAATGAATGGACTCGTTTATTTGGCAATGAGCCCTTTACACGCCATGCATTTTTATATGCTTTAGAGCAAAGCCAATGTGTAAACGAGCAAACCGGTTGGCAGCCTCACCATTTAGCCATTTACGAAAACAGTAAGCTTATAGCGCTTGCGCCCGGTTATTTAAAAAGCCACTCGTATGGCGAATATGTATTTGACTGGGCATGGGCAGAAGCATACGAACAACATGGACTTGCCTATTACCCTAAGTGGCTAAGTGGTGTACCTTTTAGCCCTATTGAAGGTAAACGAATTGCTATAGAGCATAACGATCACAACTTGGTATATCACTACATAAAAGATCAGCTAAACACACACAGTATTGAGCAAGGTTGGTCTGGCTGGCATATAAATTTTTGTGACCAAGCACAGGTAGATTCACTTTGTACAGATCAAGTAATGCAAAGAGTGGGTGTGCAATTTCAGTGGTTTAATAAAGGCTTTAAAACCTTTGATGACTTTTTACAAACCCTCACTGCGCGAAAACGAAAAACACTTAAAAAAGAACGCGCTAAAATAGCTCAGCAAAACATAACTATTGAATGGCTTAAAGGCTCGCAAATAACGCCCGAAACCATGCAGTTATTTTGCGAATTTTATCAGCGTACTTATTTAAAACGCTCTGGGCATTTAGGGTATTTAAATATGGAGTTTTTTATACTGTTACATGCGCTAATGAGCGAACAGCTCGTTATTATGCTCGCCAAAAAAGACGATAAAGTAATAGCAGCAACACTTAGTTTAATTGGTGAAAGCACACTTTACGGGCGATACTGGGGCGCAAACGAAGAGGTAGATTCACTGCATTTTGAGCTGTGTTATTACCAAGGTATTGAGTTTGCGATAAAGCATAATTTAAGCTGCTTTCACTCAGGGGCTCAAGGCGAGCATAAAATAGCGCGCGGGTTTGAGCCCGTACTTACCTACTCTGCTCACCACATCGTTGAAGGCGACTTTAGTAATGCTATTAGTGATTACCTTAAAAAAGAACGCCAACACATTCATATCTATAAAGATCAGTGTGCTGAGTTACTGCCGTTTAAAAACGAGTAA
- a CDS encoding ATP-binding protein — protein sequence MKIFNSKYHSVIFYIIFSLAYFLIGISLTKLAFNSQIIPVWIPAGIALVGCFIWWWRFIPALFIAAFAFNFNIFDSTAHDMVLVGSTFNQAMYIAIGIVLQAMVGAGLLRYWLGHPLRFKKRASIIYFILIVGVGVCLISANFGVFALSQFNPAYAIEDHWQNVIYWWLGDSLGVIIATPFLLILLPLKEQNHAITPLPTLAVCSILFVSVALTTQLYDRENRQHTFKIAERESHIIENSLYRYINQSLIAVQSLASQVQSNPNLNQQDFYAYASELLAQHFFIKALSWNKKIEQSERESFTQEVANIYHLDFEVVGEPLEADDPMVIVKYIAPFNGNQKAVGFNVYSNPDRKASLTDPSIKYQPVSTKIIQLVQTTTPEPAYLLFAPVYKQEQQKTIIEGYATGVFLVRSIIEQAINEQQSEMFSIALYEDVNKPAFYSNYAKDLDMAHGSRIMPLKLSFGGQTWNVSLALKEKFLAPHNNQLTLFLMALQVAVCALILIVLLLFNQQQIALTRKVAERTHSLAQAKKQSDLANLAKSRFLANMSHEIRTPLNAVIGFSSLARKEDNAQTLIGYLDKINSSSKSLLSLINDILDISKIESHKLKLENTAFDLQVIIKRINTMFETSALNKGINWQVNSHLPVDTWYMGDPMRFEQVVFNLCSNAIKFTDKGEVTVSFNGEFINAENVQITVTVTDTGIGIEPSQQGKLFSAFTQADDSTSRRYGGTGLGLTVVKELSKLMGGKVTLKSEPNVGSTFSFNVPFTAASVQESAALVYSGTKLAALKVLVAEDNPVNQMVIKAMLGSLGIIAHIVENGEAAVEAAKAQSFDLILMDCQMPIMDGYRATALIRQFKNKLELPIIALTADVMPEDKAHAQAVGFNEHLAKPLELVKLTECLALYVEDDAH from the coding sequence GTGAAAATTTTTAACTCAAAATATCATTCAGTTATCTTTTACATAATTTTTTCTTTAGCGTACTTTTTAATTGGTATTTCACTTACTAAGCTCGCCTTTAACTCTCAAATTATTCCGGTATGGATCCCTGCGGGTATTGCCCTAGTTGGCTGCTTTATATGGTGGTGGCGTTTTATACCCGCTTTATTTATAGCTGCCTTTGCGTTTAATTTTAATATTTTTGATAGTACCGCTCACGATATGGTGCTTGTTGGTAGCACATTTAATCAAGCTATGTACATTGCTATAGGCATAGTACTTCAGGCCATGGTAGGAGCTGGTTTACTAAGATACTGGTTAGGGCACCCGCTGCGCTTTAAAAAGCGCGCGAGCATTATTTACTTTATTTTGATTGTTGGGGTTGGTGTTTGCTTAATTTCAGCAAACTTTGGTGTGTTTGCACTCAGTCAGTTCAACCCTGCATATGCAATTGAAGATCATTGGCAAAATGTTATCTATTGGTGGTTAGGAGACTCGTTAGGTGTAATTATTGCCACACCATTTTTATTAATTTTATTACCACTAAAAGAGCAAAATCATGCCATTACCCCTTTACCTACATTGGCTGTATGTAGCATTTTGTTTGTATCTGTCGCGCTTACTACACAACTATATGACCGAGAGAACAGACAACATACTTTTAAAATAGCAGAACGCGAAAGCCATATTATAGAAAACAGCTTATATCGCTACATTAACCAAAGCCTAATTGCAGTTCAAAGCTTAGCAAGCCAAGTTCAATCGAACCCTAATTTAAACCAACAAGACTTTTACGCTTATGCCAGCGAGCTATTAGCACAGCATTTCTTTATAAAAGCGCTTTCGTGGAACAAAAAAATTGAGCAGTCTGAGCGCGAATCGTTTACACAAGAGGTTGCCAATATATACCACTTAGACTTTGAAGTAGTGGGCGAACCATTGGAAGCAGATGACCCTATGGTCATTGTTAAATATATTGCTCCTTTTAACGGTAATCAAAAAGCGGTCGGATTTAACGTTTACTCGAACCCTGACAGAAAAGCGTCATTAACCGACCCTTCAATAAAATACCAACCAGTAAGTACTAAAATAATTCAGTTGGTGCAAACAACCACACCAGAACCCGCCTACTTATTATTTGCGCCTGTTTATAAACAAGAGCAACAAAAAACAATTATTGAAGGTTATGCTACAGGTGTATTTTTGGTGCGTAGTATTATTGAGCAGGCAATTAATGAGCAGCAATCTGAAATGTTTTCGATTGCGCTATATGAAGACGTAAATAAGCCCGCTTTTTATAGCAATTATGCCAAAGACCTCGATATGGCTCACGGTAGCCGCATTATGCCCTTGAAACTAAGTTTTGGGGGGCAAACGTGGAATGTATCTCTTGCCCTAAAAGAGAAATTTTTAGCACCACATAATAACCAACTAACGTTGTTTCTTATGGCATTACAGGTTGCAGTGTGCGCATTAATTTTAATTGTACTGTTACTATTTAACCAACAGCAAATCGCGCTTACCCGTAAAGTCGCAGAGCGCACACACTCACTTGCTCAAGCCAAAAAGCAATCAGATTTAGCTAATCTGGCTAAAAGTCGCTTTTTAGCTAATATGAGCCATGAGATACGCACCCCATTAAACGCAGTTATTGGTTTTTCATCGCTAGCTCGTAAGGAAGACAACGCCCAAACACTCATAGGTTATTTAGATAAAATAAATTCTTCGTCCAAAAGTTTACTTAGCCTCATAAACGACATACTCGATATTTCTAAAATAGAGTCGCATAAGCTTAAATTAGAAAACACCGCCTTTGACCTACAGGTCATTATTAAACGCATTAATACAATGTTTGAAACTAGCGCGTTAAATAAAGGAATTAACTGGCAAGTAAATAGCCACCTGCCGGTTGATACTTGGTATATGGGCGACCCAATGCGATTTGAGCAAGTGGTATTTAACTTGTGCAGCAACGCGATTAAGTTTACAGATAAGGGTGAAGTTACCGTTTCCTTTAATGGCGAGTTTATCAATGCAGAAAATGTACAAATAACTGTTACGGTAACCGATACAGGTATTGGCATTGAACCTTCTCAACAAGGAAAGTTATTTAGCGCCTTTACACAAGCCGATGACTCTACCTCAAGGCGTTATGGTGGCACAGGCCTAGGATTAACTGTTGTAAAAGAGCTAAGTAAACTAATGGGCGGAAAAGTCACATTAAAAAGTGAACCTAATGTAGGCTCTACCTTTTCGTTTAATGTGCCTTTTACTGCAGCCTCCGTTCAAGAAAGCGCGGCTTTAGTGTATTCAGGTACTAAGCTTGCAGCCTTAAAAGTATTAGTTGCAGAAGATAACCCAGTAAACCAAATGGTGATTAAAGCCATGCTTGGCTCACTAGGCATTATTGCGCATATTGTAGAAAACGGTGAAGCCGCGGTAGAAGCTGCAAAAGCACAAAGCTTTGACTTAATTTTAATGGACTGCCAAATGCCAATAATGGATGGTTACCGCGCAACCGCTTTAATTAGGCAATTTAAAAATAAACTAGAGCTTCCTATTATTGCGCTTACAGCCGATGTAATGCCTGAAGACAAAGCTCACGCACAAGCTGTTGGCTTTAATGAGCACCTTGCAAAACCGCTTGAACTAGTTAAGCTAACCGAATGCTTAGCTTTGTATGTTGAAGATGATGCACACTAG
- a CDS encoding RNA-binding protein: protein MIRSFVALACLLSFNTQAAEDITVYKCTIKGIATFSQTPCAKNAEVIKLKQPLIADKQSNNGSAASLPGTSSVDNYIEIQKIEREIKRHQLSIKNYKEDLAHATQQASYVNQDQANRMGAESIADAIATKTAAIQNRYNGLISAVQQQIDILQQQKRQLSSQP, encoded by the coding sequence ATGATCCGCTCATTTGTAGCACTTGCGTGTTTATTGTCGTTTAACACGCAGGCCGCTGAAGACATCACCGTATACAAGTGCACAATTAAGGGCATTGCTACCTTTAGCCAAACTCCTTGCGCAAAAAATGCAGAAGTAATTAAGCTCAAGCAACCACTTATAGCCGACAAACAAAGTAACAATGGCTCAGCTGCATCGCTACCTGGTACATCTTCAGTTGATAACTATATAGAGATACAAAAAATTGAGCGCGAAATTAAGCGCCACCAGCTCTCAATAAAAAATTATAAAGAAGATTTAGCTCACGCAACACAACAAGCGAGTTATGTTAACCAAGATCAGGCTAATCGTATGGGCGCTGAATCTATAGCTGATGCTATCGCAACAAAAACAGCTGCAATTCAAAATCGCTATAACGGCTTAATTTCTGCTGTTCAGCAACAGATAGATATTTTACAGCAACAAAAAAGGCAACTTAGCTCACAGCCGTAA